A section of the Amblyomma americanum isolate KBUSLIRL-KWMA chromosome 2, ASM5285725v1, whole genome shotgun sequence genome encodes:
- the LOC144118541 gene encoding uncharacterized protein LOC144118541 → MTVLGNICSFHSVGNKAVLKAASRAAETANQSMGSFTWAIVTMPGALMALFMCTVVIWLIYIRPHEPDPLSSENLAVMTSAQLKAASPVRRRGIECAYAAYLAIFSLSYVPSLVLGLEPRITLVVALASMILVTSSLTSCLRAAFEFIRNIWQMLPWGVLLLLGATHVASEVVQVHTLLIEAFSMVPTSFWEERTLLEVQTLLAFAASIMAEATDKQVLLEIMMPVVVHISEMKQMYPAYYAIPVLVGASSNVIMPSSVPTALLHDLSRVPFWKLLLLGLLFKIVVMGMVIVTVNVTDRVGLLGSDAPHD, encoded by the exons ATGACGGTGCTCGGCAACATCTGCAGCTTCCACTCCGTTGGCAACAAGGCGGTCCTGAAAGCAGCTTCGCGCGC GGCTGAAACTGCGAATCAGTCCATGGGCAGCTTCACCTGGGCGATCGTGACGATGCCCGGAGCTCTTATGGCGCTGTTCATGTGCACCGTGGTCATCTGGCTAATCTACATCAGGCCCCA TGAACCGGACCCACTATCGTCCGAGAATCTTGCCGTCATGACAAGTGCTCAATTGAAGGCCGCGAGTCCGGTCAGACGAAG AGGCATAGAGTGTGCCTACGCCGCGTACTTGGCCATCTTCAGCCTGTCGTACGTTCCTTCGCTAGTGCTCGGCCTGGAACCACG GATCACGCTGGTGGTCGCGCTGGCTTCGATGATTCTTGTGACCAGCTCGCTGACGTCCTGCCTGCGAGCTGCCTTCGAGTTCATCCGGAATATCTGGCAGATGCTTCCCTGGGGCGTCCTCTTGCTCCTCGGGGCGACACACGTCGCGTCGGAGGTGGTGCAG GTGCACACCCTTCTGATCGAGGCGTTCAGTATGGTGCCCACGTCGTTTTGGGAGGAACGAACCCTGCTCGAGGTGCAGACCCTGCTGGCCTTTGCCGCGTCAATCATGGCCGAAGCAACGGACAAGCAAGTGCTCCTCGAGATTATGATGCCCGTGGTCGTGCACATT TCCGAGATGAAGCAAATGTACCCAGCCTACTACGCCATCCCGGTGCTCGTGGGCGCCTCGAGTAACGTCATCATGCCTTCTTCGGTGCCCACGGCTCTCCTGCACGATCTGTCGCGGGTGCCCTTCTGGAAGCTG CTCCTGCTGGGGCTGCTCTTCAAGATCGTCGTCATGGGCATGGTGATCGTGACCGTCAACGTGACGGACAGGGTGGGCCTCCTGGGCAGCGATGCCCCCCACGACTGA